From the Nodularia sp. NIES-3585 genome, one window contains:
- a CDS encoding acetamidase/formamidase family protein, giving the protein MVHHILKATRETVHLGGFSDLLKPVLKIDSGDIVHVETYTGYYVYDKAPPEFLTPEFLDICQNLGSERQVAGGPHLLTGPIYVRDAEPGDVLEIELQAIAPSLPVGFNAIRTGWGALPQEFTQPALRFIPLDLANNIAEFPAHSGIKIPLRPFFGILGVATPEHSRTSIPPGSYGGNIDNRELQAGSRIFLPVFVTGGLFSIGDGHSAQGDGEVNVTAIETSMNGRIKFTLRKDLQLTTPIAETPTDIITMGFAPTLDIALELALKNMIALLQRFTNLSAEDAYVLCSLAVNFHITQVVNSPQKGVHGMLPKSILAEKICL; this is encoded by the coding sequence ATGGTTCATCACATTTTGAAAGCCACGAGAGAAACTGTACATCTTGGTGGGTTCTCCGATCTACTTAAACCAGTCCTGAAGATTGATTCTGGCGATATCGTACACGTGGAAACTTACACTGGTTATTACGTTTACGACAAAGCACCACCGGAGTTTCTCACACCGGAATTTCTGGACATCTGTCAAAATCTAGGATCAGAACGTCAAGTTGCTGGAGGCCCGCATTTACTCACGGGGCCAATTTATGTGCGAGATGCCGAACCAGGTGACGTTTTGGAGATAGAATTACAAGCGATCGCACCTAGTTTACCAGTGGGCTTTAATGCCATTCGTACAGGTTGGGGAGCATTACCACAGGAGTTTACTCAACCTGCGCTGAGATTTATTCCCCTAGATTTAGCCAACAATATCGCCGAGTTTCCTGCCCATAGCGGCATCAAAATTCCCCTCAGACCTTTTTTTGGTATCCTTGGTGTGGCGACACCAGAACATTCTCGAACTTCAATTCCACCTGGTAGTTATGGTGGTAACATTGACAACCGTGAACTCCAAGCAGGTTCGCGGATATTTTTGCCTGTTTTTGTCACCGGGGGATTATTTTCTATCGGTGATGGACATTCAGCCCAGGGAGATGGGGAAGTTAATGTCACCGCCATTGAAACTTCCATGAATGGTAGAATCAAGTTCACCCTTCGCAAAGATTTACAACTAACAACACCCATAGCTGAAACACCGACTGATATTATTACAATGGGTTTTGCTCCCACTTTAGATATAGCCCTAGAACTGGCTTTAAAAAACATGATTGCTCTTCTGCAACGTTTCACCAATTTATCGGCGGAAGATGCTTATGTCTTGTGTAGTTTAGCTGTAAATTTTCACATTACTCAAGTTGTGAATAGTCCCCAAAAAGGTGTTCACGGGATGCTACCCAAGTCTATACTCGCCGAAAAAATATGTTTATAA
- the rsmI gene encoding 16S rRNA (cytidine(1402)-2'-O)-methyltransferase — MQTDPKPGTLYIVGTPIGNLEDITFRAVRILQTVNLIAAEDTRHTGKLLQHFQIKTPQISYHEHNSHSRIPELLEYMGNGQAIALVSDAGMPAISDPGYELVKACVEAGVPVVPIPGASAAITALSAAGLPTDRFVFEGFLPAKGQKRREYLELIQAEPRTLIFYESPHRLRESLQDLATVWGSDRQIVLARELTKLYEEFWRGTIAEAIAHYSQREPQGEYTLVVAGITASQPQLTEEQLKAELLDIMSQGVSRSQASRQLAKITSVPRRQLYQLALSLVLNSEPN, encoded by the coding sequence ATGCAGACTGATCCCAAACCAGGAACACTTTACATCGTCGGTACACCAATTGGCAATCTGGAAGATATCACCTTTCGGGCGGTGCGAATTTTGCAAACGGTAAATCTGATTGCAGCCGAAGACACTCGCCACACAGGGAAACTACTACAGCATTTTCAAATTAAAACTCCCCAGATAAGTTACCACGAACACAATAGCCATAGCCGCATCCCGGAATTATTAGAGTATATGGGAAATGGGCAGGCGATCGCTCTAGTTAGTGATGCGGGAATGCCGGCAATTTCTGATCCTGGCTATGAACTGGTGAAAGCTTGTGTTGAGGCGGGAGTACCAGTTGTACCTATTCCGGGGGCGAGTGCCGCCATTACGGCTTTAAGTGCAGCAGGATTACCTACAGACAGGTTTGTTTTTGAAGGCTTTCTGCCAGCCAAAGGGCAAAAACGCCGTGAATACTTAGAATTAATTCAGGCAGAACCCCGCACTTTAATTTTCTACGAATCACCACATCGTTTACGAGAAAGTTTACAAGACTTGGCGACAGTTTGGGGAAGCGATCGCCAAATTGTGCTGGCACGGGAGTTAACTAAATTATACGAAGAATTTTGGCGGGGAACCATTGCCGAAGCGATCGCTCATTATAGCCAACGCGAACCCCAAGGAGAATATACTCTAGTTGTCGCCGGAATTACCGCCAGTCAACCCCAACTCACAGAAGAACAGCTAAAAGCCGAATTACTCGACATTATGAGTCAGGGCGTATCGCGATCGCAAGCCAGCCGTCAATTAGCAAAAATCACCTCTGTTCCCCGTCGTCAACTTTATCAACTAGCGCTTTCTTTAGTTCTCAATTCTGAGCCAAATTAA
- a CDS encoding DUF6679 family protein: MLHRKIYQLCCDGREVCVFLRDQQRWIERARILDIEGDLVTLRYETDEEDEVCAWEEMVRLESIGSVTQKLASVPRGNAEFLMTEDCPESERIRNNSPDSNPE, encoded by the coding sequence ATGCTACACCGCAAGATTTATCAACTGTGTTGCGACGGGCGCGAGGTATGTGTATTCTTGCGGGACCAGCAACGCTGGATTGAACGCGCCCGCATCCTCGATATAGAGGGGGACTTAGTGACTCTACGCTACGAAACGGACGAGGAAGATGAAGTTTGTGCCTGGGAGGAAATGGTTCGTCTGGAAAGCATTGGCTCTGTAACTCAAAAGTTAGCCTCAGTGCCACGCGGTAATGCAGAATTTCTGATGACGGAAGATTGTCCAGAATCAGAGCGGATACGTAACAATTCTCCCGATTCAAATCCTGAGTAG
- a CDS encoding MBL fold metallo-hydrolase produces the protein MRDNLSASSGVDAEEAGSQLNCLPYSVQHDDEGVCLLVRMGPHRILLDCGLRDTSSLLTSLANSPMPADLVLVSHAHPDHARGLLELHQAFPVLPIYASEVTSKLLPLNWLDQDPQEIPLLCHALPLRSPVEIQEGLVVELFPAGHLPGAVVILLTYTTEERSYKLLYTGDFFLSNSRLVEGLRLEELRGLELNVLIIEGTYGTSRHPHRRNQENQLAERINRAIADRCSVLLPTPALGLGQELLMLLRSHHHFTGRDLDIWVDGAVATGCDAYLELLPHLPPSVQNFARHQPLFWDERVRPRVRRLQSEHRATVGKSPCIVLTDSTADLNQYCQRETGPWVILLPEKIDIKVNPKYSATTTDESYLLAQHSDCPGTTQLIHNLRPQHVVFVHGSPAYLADLTSLEELQNRYHVHSPAAGTLVELPIGETFLQPAPPETNYEGELTELGTVITVTLPDAITHDPRWRQFADTGLIEARWQGEELVLRGLSPKELLHQNGDRYTGTDIDCCGSCGHQRGQRCWNPASPLYNFKVTLEGYCPAFER, from the coding sequence ATGAGGGATAATCTGTCGGCATCCTCTGGAGTTGATGCGGAAGAGGCAGGGAGTCAATTAAACTGTTTACCCTATAGTGTCCAGCATGATGATGAGGGTGTGTGTTTATTAGTCAGGATGGGACCACACCGCATTCTTCTAGATTGTGGATTGAGGGATACTTCATCATTGCTGACCTCGTTGGCTAATTCCCCAATGCCGGCAGATTTGGTTTTGGTCAGTCACGCCCACCCAGACCACGCTAGAGGATTGCTAGAACTACATCAGGCTTTCCCTGTTTTACCTATCTATGCCAGCGAGGTAACGAGTAAGTTACTACCTCTGAATTGGCTAGACCAAGACCCCCAGGAAATTCCTCTGCTTTGTCATGCTTTGCCGTTGCGATCGCCGGTAGAAATCCAAGAAGGTCTGGTAGTGGAATTATTTCCCGCCGGACATCTACCAGGGGCAGTAGTAATTTTACTCACCTACACCACAGAAGAGCGTTCTTACAAGCTACTGTATACAGGGGATTTTTTCTTATCTAACTCTCGGCTAGTGGAAGGTTTGCGTTTAGAAGAGTTACGGGGATTAGAGTTAAATGTACTGATTATTGAAGGTACTTATGGCACATCGCGCCATCCTCATCGTCGCAACCAAGAGAATCAACTAGCTGAACGGATTAATCGCGCGATCGCAGACCGTTGTTCTGTGCTACTCCCTACACCCGCTTTGGGTTTGGGTCAAGAATTGTTGATGCTGTTACGTTCTCACCACCACTTCACCGGACGAGATTTAGATATCTGGGTTGATGGTGCTGTGGCCACTGGTTGCGATGCTTACCTGGAATTACTGCCCCACTTACCGCCATCAGTGCAGAACTTCGCCCGCCATCAACCCTTGTTTTGGGATGAACGAGTCCGTCCGCGAGTCCGACGTTTGCAGTCAGAACATCGTGCCACTGTGGGTAAGTCTCCCTGTATTGTCCTGACAGACTCCACAGCTGATTTAAACCAATACTGCCAAAGGGAAACAGGCCCTTGGGTGATTCTGTTACCAGAAAAAATTGATATAAAAGTTAATCCCAAATATTCAGCAACTACTACAGACGAAAGTTATCTTCTCGCCCAGCATAGTGACTGTCCTGGAACTACTCAACTAATTCATAATTTGCGTCCCCAGCACGTTGTTTTTGTCCACGGTTCCCCGGCATACTTAGCAGATTTAACTAGCTTAGAGGAACTACAGAACCGTTATCACGTGCATTCTCCGGCGGCTGGGACTTTAGTAGAACTGCCAATTGGCGAGACATTTTTACAACCAGCACCCCCAGAAACTAATTATGAAGGGGAACTCACAGAGTTAGGAACGGTAATCACAGTCACTTTACCCGATGCCATTACACATGACCCACGTTGGCGACAGTTTGCCGATACTGGTTTAATTGAAGCACGTTGGCAGGGTGAAGAATTAGTATTACGGGGATTGTCTCCCAAAGAATTGCTGCACCAAAATGGCGATCGCTATACTGGGACTGATATAGATTGTTGTGGTAGTTGTGGACACCAAAGAGGTCAACGGTGTTGGAATCCCGCCTCCCCGTTATATAACTTCAAAGTGACTCTTGAGGGTTACTGTCCGGCTTTTGAACGCTGA
- a CDS encoding sugar kinase produces the protein MNNLKSQRGLFVGLVTLDLIYLADSAPRNNQKIVANDYTLAAGGPATNAAVTFSYLGNQTQVLGVLGSHPMTQLIRGDLANYQVAIADLQPSMTTAPPVSSIIITQGTGERAVISINAAKSQASGATIPPDILQDINIVLIDGHQMAVSLSIAKIAKAKNIPIVIDGGSWKPGFEQILPFVDYALCSANFYPPSCHTEAEVFAYLSTFDIPHIAITHGENPIEYLSSTQTGTVDTPQIQAVDTLGAGDIFHGAFCNYILQASFTDALAQAAKIAANSCQFFGTRRWMEKA, from the coding sequence TTGAATAATCTCAAATCCCAGCGTGGGTTATTTGTGGGTTTAGTCACCTTGGATTTAATTTACCTCGCTGATTCTGCCCCTAGAAATAATCAGAAGATTGTCGCTAATGACTATACTTTAGCAGCCGGTGGACCAGCTACCAATGCGGCTGTTACCTTTAGTTATTTAGGCAATCAAACTCAAGTTTTGGGTGTGCTGGGTTCTCATCCGATGACGCAACTGATTCGGGGAGATTTGGCAAATTATCAAGTGGCGATCGCGGATCTTCAACCTAGTATGACTACAGCCCCACCTGTATCTTCCATCATTATCACCCAAGGCACAGGTGAACGAGCCGTGATTTCCATAAATGCTGCCAAAAGTCAAGCCAGCGGTGCAACTATCCCGCCAGATATTTTACAGGATATTAATATTGTTTTAATTGACGGGCATCAGATGGCTGTTAGCCTCAGCATAGCCAAAATAGCTAAAGCTAAAAATATCCCTATAGTTATTGATGGTGGTAGTTGGAAACCAGGATTTGAGCAAATTTTGCCTTTTGTTGATTATGCCCTGTGTTCGGCAAATTTTTATCCCCCTAGCTGCCACACTGAAGCTGAAGTATTTGCCTACCTGAGTACTTTTGATATTCCCCACATCGCCATTACTCACGGGGAAAACCCGATTGAATATTTATCTTCCACTCAAACCGGTACTGTGGATACACCCCAAATTCAAGCGGTTGATACCCTTGGGGCTGGAGATATTTTTCATGGTGCATTCTGTAATTACATTTTACAGGCAAGTTTTACTGATGCTTTAGCACAGGCTGCTAAGATTGCTGCTAACTCCTGTCAATTTTTTGGTACGCGTCGCTGGATGGAAA
- the trpC gene encoding indole-3-glycerol phosphate synthase TrpC produces the protein MIYPLTTLNTRLQPILREIVWHKKQEVTQMHQQMSLASLQRQLTAAPTVRDFLTALQQNPHKPGLIAEVQKASPLYGNIRTDFDPIAIAKAYERGGAACISVFTETAFFHGSFESLRAIRQKVALPLLCKEFIIDPCQIYLARAAGADAVLLIAAILTDRELQDFMRVIHYLGMNALVEVHNLSELDRVLKFDDIRLVGINNQNLEDFTIDLSITQELLAARRSQLQNLGVMVVSESGLYTRADLSLMAEAGTHAVIVGESLIKQEDIEQAVRFLVKGD, from the coding sequence ATGATTTACCCACTCACTACCCTTAATACCCGTTTGCAACCGATTCTCAGAGAGATTGTTTGGCATAAAAAGCAAGAAGTCACACAAATGCATCAACAGATGTCTTTGGCTTCTTTGCAACGCCAGTTAACTGCTGCGCCAACCGTGCGAGATTTCTTGACTGCTTTGCAACAAAATCCTCACAAACCTGGATTAATTGCAGAAGTTCAGAAAGCATCGCCACTATATGGTAACATTCGCACAGATTTTGACCCCATAGCGATCGCTAAAGCTTATGAGCGAGGTGGCGCAGCTTGTATCTCAGTTTTTACGGAAACAGCATTTTTTCATGGCAGTTTTGAAAGTCTACGGGCAATTCGCCAGAAAGTAGCATTGCCTTTGTTATGCAAAGAGTTTATTATTGATCCGTGCCAAATTTATTTAGCACGAGCCGCAGGAGCCGATGCTGTATTATTAATTGCAGCAATTCTCACAGATCGAGAACTGCAAGATTTTATGAGAGTAATTCACTATTTAGGGATGAATGCTCTAGTGGAAGTTCATAATTTGAGTGAATTAGACCGTGTACTCAAGTTTGATGACATCCGCTTAGTCGGGATTAATAACCAAAATTTAGAAGATTTTACCATAGACCTCAGCATTACTCAAGAACTCTTGGCAGCTAGGCGATCGCAATTACAAAACTTAGGTGTGATGGTTGTCAGTGAATCTGGATTATATACACGTGCTGATTTATCTCTGATGGCTGAGGCTGGTACTCATGCAGTTATCGTGGGAGAATCTTTAATTAAACAAGAGGATATAGAACAGGCGGTGCGTTTTCTAGTCAAAGGTGATTAG
- the rpsU gene encoding 30S ribosomal protein S21, with translation MTQVVLGENEGIDSALRRFKRQVSKAGILADVKFHRHFETPLEKRKRKLVLARRNRRF, from the coding sequence ATGACCCAAGTCGTTCTAGGAGAAAACGAAGGCATAGATTCAGCTTTGCGTCGGTTTAAACGCCAGGTCTCTAAAGCTGGTATATTAGCTGATGTCAAATTCCATCGGCATTTTGAAACACCTTTAGAAAAGCGCAAGCGTAAGCTGGTATTAGCTAGACGCAATCGACGTTTTTAA
- a CDS encoding HhoA/HhoB/HtrA family serine endopeptidase, whose translation MNKQVNDGDSSLNHISADQANTKSPNQPMWKKTAASLSLVLLGSGMTFAGGYLAGNSEQISESTSNLAVSRVNAAPPLPSATGSNFVTQVVQKVGPAVVRIEASRTVTSRVPAAFNDPFFRQFFGSQLPESQSRVERGTGSGFIISKNGSILTNAHVVAGADTVRVILKDGRSFEGKVMGRDELTDVAVVKIESNNLPTVEVGNSDQLQAGEWAIAIGNPLGLDNTVTTGIISATGRSSNQIGAPDKRVEFIQTDAAINPGNSGGPLLNARGQVIGMNTAIIQRAQGLGFAIPINTAQRISQQLIATGQAQHSYLGIQMVELTPQIKERLNSDPNSPVTVNEDRGVLIVRVMPNSPAAQAGLRAGDVIQQLNGQSVTEASSIQKAVENAQVGGNVSLGLRRNGQNINLAVRTGALPTQRVQ comes from the coding sequence ATGAACAAGCAAGTAAATGATGGAGATTCCTCATTAAATCATATTTCCGCTGATCAGGCTAATACCAAATCCCCAAATCAACCGATGTGGAAAAAGACAGCTGCATCTTTATCACTGGTGCTGCTGGGTTCAGGTATGACATTCGCCGGGGGTTATTTGGCTGGAAACTCTGAGCAGATATCTGAAAGCACATCGAACTTAGCCGTGAGTCGAGTCAATGCTGCGCCTCCATTACCAAGTGCTACAGGTTCTAACTTCGTGACCCAGGTAGTGCAGAAGGTTGGCCCAGCCGTAGTGAGGATTGAAGCTTCTCGAACTGTGACTAGTCGTGTACCTGCGGCATTTAACGATCCCTTTTTCCGCCAATTCTTTGGTTCTCAGCTACCAGAATCACAAAGCCGAGTAGAACGAGGCACTGGTTCGGGTTTTATCATCAGTAAAAATGGCAGTATTCTCACCAATGCCCATGTCGTCGCGGGTGCGGACACAGTGAGAGTCATACTAAAAGATGGGCGTAGCTTTGAAGGTAAGGTGATGGGGCGGGACGAATTAACAGATGTCGCCGTTGTGAAAATTGAGTCCAACAATCTACCGACAGTAGAAGTGGGGAACTCAGACCAACTACAAGCGGGAGAATGGGCGATCGCTATTGGTAATCCTTTAGGATTAGATAATACAGTGACTACAGGCATCATCAGTGCTACCGGTCGTAGTAGTAATCAAATTGGCGCACCTGATAAGCGCGTTGAATTTATTCAAACTGATGCAGCAATTAATCCTGGTAACTCTGGTGGACCTTTGTTAAATGCTCGTGGTCAAGTCATTGGGATGAATACAGCCATTATCCAAAGAGCGCAAGGACTGGGTTTTGCCATTCCCATCAACACAGCGCAACGAATTTCCCAGCAACTAATCGCTACAGGTCAAGCGCAGCATTCCTATTTGGGAATTCAGATGGTAGAGTTAACACCTCAAATCAAAGAACGTCTGAACTCAGACCCCAATAGCCCTGTCACTGTGAATGAAGATAGAGGTGTATTAATTGTGCGCGTGATGCCCAACTCACCCGCAGCTCAAGCCGGGTTACGTGCAGGGGATGTCATCCAACAGCTTAACGGTCAATCAGTCACAGAAGCCAGCAGTATTCAAAAAGCAGTAGAAAATGCTCAAGTCGGCGGAAATGTCAGCTTAGGATTGCGGCGCAATGGGCAGAATATTAACTTAGCTGTGCGAACTGGTGCTTTACCCACTCAACGAGTGCAATAA
- a CDS encoding TSUP family transporter, translated as MSNIVIQMLLIGLVAGLTGGMFGLGGGAIMVPAMVLLVGLDQKFATGTSIAAQILPIGILGAVVYYRNGNINIKYAAIIAVGLIIGNLFGALFANQPFISSEMIKKLYGIFLLLLGLRYLI; from the coding sequence ATGTCTAATATAGTTATTCAAATGTTACTCATTGGTTTGGTTGCTGGCTTAACTGGTGGGATGTTTGGTTTGGGTGGTGGTGCAATTATGGTACCAGCAATGGTGTTGTTAGTTGGTTTGGATCAGAAGTTTGCCACGGGGACTTCTATTGCGGCTCAAATTTTGCCAATAGGTATTTTAGGCGCGGTAGTATATTATCGCAACGGCAACATAAATATTAAATATGCGGCAATTATCGCCGTTGGTCTCATAATTGGTAATTTGTTTGGAGCATTATTTGCCAATCAGCCATTTATCAGCAGTGAAATGATCAAGAAGTTGTATGGCATTTTTTTGTTACTCCTTGGTCTACGCTATTTAATTTGA